GAAAGGAACATCcattgtatttattaaaaagaaaaatgtaataATCTTATTTGGTGCAACAAGCCAGGaaaaaatttcagtttttttttatttatttctttcttttagttgaatgaatgtaaattcatcctcttccaagtaattttgtaatattatgtgtttttttttattttttttttacttatttttattcttattaaaaagttaaaacaagaaaaattatcaGAAAgtggaacaaaaaaaaaagaagaaaaaaatgatgacaatgataaagataaagatgaaaAGGAGTTTTGAGTTATGcataatttatcataaaatagcactaaaattttttaattatgacacaaaaatttattaatcttAAGATTGAAATTTCTTAATCATGACACGAGTTCCTGTtaagatgataaaaaaaattatgagaatgAAGCAATGACAATAATGACTATGAAAATGATGATAAAGAGGAAAATGAGGAGTTTTAAGTTATgcaaaaattatcaaaaaaatagtATCGAAATTTTTAACCgtgacacaaaaaaaaaaattaattttagcattgaaattttttaatcataacaTAGAAATTTTTAATCGTGTtatttgatgtacttttctTATCATTGAACTAGTTGGGTGGTCTTTTATTCATATATAAGATGTTTAGTTATTTCTGtgttatttataataaattaatatattttttgctctaaaatatatttgaatGTATTTTGTTAGTTGAATGAGTTAAGATTTTGAACTTGTAATTCTTTAAAGACTTTTTGTATCATTTATCAAAAATTTCTATGGCATTTCTAACTATATGATATGTTTTGTTATTACTGAGTTAATTGTTGTGTGGTATTAAATTTAAGAAGAGTAAAAGTTTTCAgttatgcaaaatttatcagaaatttacaccaaaattttttaatcgtaacgcaaaaaattttttatttttaatactgaaattttttaaatgtgatacaaaaaaaatttaattacgtGATATTTAACTaagaagatagaaaaagatgatgatgatgatggtggtgatgataataataaaagagaaaggaaaaaaaaaagtcaaataaaaaaaagaaagaagatggaAATGGTGGTAGTAATAGTGATAAAGACAATAATGATAACTAAAGAAAAAgacgaagaaaaaaaaataaaaaaaaagaaagaactactaaaacaataataaatatgtaaGTAACTAAGTAAAAAGAATAATTGTACGTTAAATGATATATGAATATGAACTCGTTATAACAATTTAGTTaaacttaattatatattttatttggtcTCAAaacgttttcaaaaaaattatcaaaaaaaaatataatagtttttgagatataattaataaataaacaattaatCAATATGTGATTGTATTTTTCGttcttatttatgatttattttattatttttttaattaaaattgattttattagattaaggtattattttttatttgatatcatatataattaatattatattatatataattttgtcaaattttaattaaaatcattacgtctctaaatttttaaattaacaatttataattttgtccACTCTCATATCTGATGcacattaatatatataaaatatgaaatgattaaattttatatttattttaaaaaaatttgatatttctatgagcatgataaaataaaatagaatttacaattttaaaatacaaataaaattaagattaaaagattttaaccacaaataaaataaaataaaattttaataaaatttttaatctataggtagtatttgaataaaattcaaattctacCATATTATATCCTACCCATTGTCAAGCGTACGTCTTTTATGTGGACTACTGGTCTTTGGTCTTTGgtcttattaattattatctttttcttttcttaaaaaaattgagatatttcagatttgCAAAATTACCAGTACACACCATCCACGTGTTTTAAGTTACGGGCGTATTTTATGGTGGTGTGGGGGCAATCAAAGATATATAGgagtatttttttcattttcataatATATATGCAACAAAATTGACGTGGAATATTTGTTTCCTTGACATATTTTTTATGTCTATGGTATCATAAGTAGTAAGCTTGTTGAAGTAACTAATTATTGGTCTACNNNNNNNNNNNNNNNNNNNNNNNNNNNNNNNNNNNNNNNNNNNNNNNNNNNNNNNNNNNNNNNNNNNNNNNNNNNNNNNNNNNNNNNNNNNNNNNNNNNNNNNNNNNNNNNNNNNNNNNNNNNNNNNNNNNNNNNNNNNNNNNNNNNNNNNNNNNNNNNNNNNNNNNNNNNNNNNNNNNNNNNNNNNNNNNNNNNNNNNNNNNNNNNNNNNNNNNNNNNNNNNNNNNNNNNNNNNNNNNNNNNNNNNNNNNNNNNNNNNNNNNNNCTTTCATCACATTTTctgtatattatatattatgtaatttattttgggtttagttaatatatatatcttaataatatattataaaattattattagtagaaaaatttaaatttttattttaataaaaaaaatatattaaaatttaaatcttttgtgtttttaataaatttaatttatgattGTAATATGTGATCTAGTACATAAATTAATTAGACTCTTCTATTTGAAGCGCAAGGGTATTTTTCAAGTGAAAAATAGTTTTAGAGTATTTTTAATGGAATATTTTTggagtattattttttatatttttaaggagtgaattaatttaaaattaaaatctgtaTTTGAGTtgatttatgaaataaaatcaatatcattttaaaaatattgtatcACATGTCACTCGTATAATTATGTTGATGAAATAATtaagaataatataaaattttaattgaactaATATTAAGCATTGgatgattaaattttatttttagttttaaattactacttataatatataatttaacaaatatttttataaaaactaaaataaaataaaattaaaattaatattaaatatgctCTTAGTATTATTAAAGCAccaaaaaatccaataaaaaaaagcaCCAATAAATCACGACTTCGGGGTGAATATAGATGTTATGAAAGTccatacataataaataaatgacgACTTTTTGAATGATTAGACCCTAAATTACCTAACACTTCAagaatttttattaagataagGAGATGCACTCCTGGTATGAACTGATTACATATAAGTGCTAATTATTGCTCCTCTTTAGTTACAAACGCTACAATTACTAAAGTACTAAGACTCTAAGagccaatattttttattaatcagacATTATTGTTCTTACAATTAAACTAATCATCATGAGGGAATATTGAGAAATGAGTATAGAACAATCCAAACAGAAGGTTGAAATTACCATgaaactttttttctttttcaagagaAAAATATACCGAACGCCATTCCTAGTATACTTCCCTTTTATCTATAATGAAAATCAATATGTaataaaattaggatttagtTGATATNATTGTGCatctattaaaataaaatattaaattattattattattattattatcttaatttatgtTCTTTGAAcattagtaaaatttataaatttatataaaaataaatagataatttattattaccaaaggtaattttaaatttcgaaGCCATTAGTGTGGTGAAATAGAAGATTATAATGCTGATAAATTTGATtacagaataattaaaattaacctgTGATCATGTAATCACGGAAGATgagattttataaataaaattattcaaattctaaaattatatcaaaaatttttaaattacctCTATACTCTAACCTAATTACTCTCAAATTCTAATCTCATCTCATCTCCATTCTCTAATCCTTTTACCAACACagcaaattttcttttctccctaCAATCGTCGCCGCCTACCGTACCTCTTCTGAGAAGTCTCTGAACTTCGTTACAATAGTTCAAACTTTAACAATAGCTACAGCAACAACAATCACTACTTATCGTCTTTTACTAAGTTGTCGAGTCACAACTTGTTAAATACACTAGCAGTATAGCGTTATTTCCTCACTTTCACTGCCGCTAGTAAGATGAAGTAGCCATTAGCAGAGACGAATCTATATATAGAAGGTCCGGGCAAGTGCCCCCACAAGAAtttgtaatttctttatttatatgagtatatataataataataaatgccCCCATTAGTATAAAACGTCATCGAACCACTTAAAAAGTAAAGTACTCTCTAATCATCTTCtgcattgccatcaacaaccaAAAAGTTCACCACCAATTCACTCGTCAGAGAGCATAAAGGATCTGTTTATAATTTCTACCACACCTGAGTCTTGATTATTGAAAACTCCATCATTCCTTTCTAGCCAAATTGCCCATATGACAGCAAAGAATCCAATCAACTACCTCTTTCTCTCATTCTTTCTTTGTGAAGCATTCGTCCAACTCTCAAAGTGTTGCTTTAGTGTACCTGGCATAGTCCATGTCTTTCTAAGAGCAAACAGCCAAGTacaccacacctgccaagtGAGCTCACAGCAGACTTAACAAACTTACAGCATAAAACACACATATTATTATGCTGGTCAATGACACCTAATTTGCATAGTCTTTCCTTAGTATTCACCCTCTCAACCAATAGAAACCAAGAAAATAACTCGACCCTTGGCGGGACGAAACCCTTCCACATAGCACTAGTGAAACTATAGCTTGTTATTTCCTCCAGGAGAACTGCTTCCTGCAACACCTGCACAAAGGAGTTAGTCGAAAAAATACcagttttatcaaattttcagaCCACCCTTCTGTCCTCTCTCTCAGTTGTTAGTCTTACTGACTGCAAGACTTCATGGAGTTGGTTTAAAAGGTCCAGCTCCCATTGAAATAACTCTCTCCTCCACTAAAAACTCCACATCCACTCTAACCCATCCCAGAACCCGCAGTCCCCTATAACAGATCCTTTAATGTTTGAGACCGAGAAAAGTCTTGGAAACATATCTTTCAACATACCACTAGGTAACCAAACATCCTCCCAGAACCGGATTGTTCTGCCATTTCCTACATCTATAGACAAGCCTCTGATCATCTTCTCCCTGATTTGTGGCTCCCTGATTTGAAGCTAACAAATATCATTCCAAGGACCCCCTCTTGTAGGAATAGGCTGACCACACAGCATCTCGGAAGGATCCATGCTATTACAAGAGCATACAACTCTCTTCCATAAGGCCTAAGGGGTAGTCCTCTTTCGAAAACCTCCACCACCATTTATACAAAAGAGCTGTATTCCTGATCACTACATCTCCCACTCCCAACCCACCCGCCTTTCTAGGAGCCATCACTACCTCCCATCTCACTAGTGGAACCCCAACCTTCCCATCCTCATTACTCCACAAGAACCGTATTTGTAACAAGATTAACTTTTCCGCTACTGCCTTTGACATCTTGTACAAGTTGAGATAGTATATAGCCAGCCTATTGAGAACAGATTTAATGAGAACTAGCTTACCCGCTTTATTGATGGTCTTTGCCTTCTATAAACTCAACTTTCCTTCCACCTTATCAATCACTGGTTTCCAAATCTTAACTAACCTCGGATTTGCTCCCAAAGAGATGCCAAGGTACCGGACTGGTAAAGAGGCTTCCTTGCATCCCAACAAATGACACATCTGCTGCGTTCAACGTTGTTAACAATTAACTGAAATGAAACTggacttttcaaaattaatacacaACCCTGACATCATCTCGAAGCAGCGTAGTAGACGCTGGTAATTCCTAATAATCTCTTCCTCTGAAGGATAGAAAAATATAGTATCATCCACAAACTGTAAGTGCGACAGTTCAATGTTATCCCGTCCAACCAAAAGCGGGGAAATGCACCTATTCCACACTGCCTCCTCGATCATTCTATGAAGAACATCAACAACTAACACAGACAAAAAGGGAGACAAAGGATCTCTTTGTCGTAGATCCCTTTCCATTTTGAAGGGCTTAGAGGGAGACCCATTTATAAGCACCAACATAGACGTAGAGCATACACACTCCTTGATCCACCCCTACCACTTCTGGCCAAATCCCATCTTCTACAAAGCTATATTCACAAAACTCCATTTAATCCTATCATAAGTTTTTTGAAAGTCCAGTTTAATTATTGCTAAGCTCCTTTTTCTTGACTTAAACCATTGCACAGTTTCACAGGCAATCAAAGCCCCATCATGAATTCTCCTGCCTTGCACAAAAGCACTCTGAGTCTTGCCTACTAAGCCTGGCATCACATTCTGCATCCTCTGAACCAATACCTTAGATATGACCTTATACACACAACCCACCATACTAATTGGCCAaagatcttttatttttgtagctCCAATAAACTTCGGTGCCAATGCCACCCAAGTAACATTCGAATCCCTAGGTAGCATAGCTGATTGGAAGAACCCCATCACTGCTTCAATGAATTCCTTCCAAACTTTATCCCAGCACTTTTTAATGAAATTCATGTTATACCCATCACACCCTGGTATTTTTGTTGACTCACAATCCTACACTGCATTCTTTATTTCTTCAGCAGTTGGCATCAATTCCAGCCCTGTTGCCTCTTCCTCAGTTATCTGCCTTACCAACCCATCCCGAAAACCTATATTAGGTGA
The genomic region above belongs to Arachis duranensis cultivar V14167 chromosome 3, aradu.V14167.gnm2.J7QH, whole genome shotgun sequence and contains:
- the LOC107480947 gene encoding uncharacterized protein LOC107480947; its protein translation is MERDLRQRDPLSPFLSVLVVDVLHRMIEEAVWNRCISPLLVGRDNIELSHLQFVDDTIFFYPSEEEIIRNYQRLLRCFEMMSGLYVSFVGMQGSLFTSPVPWHLFGSKSEAGYILSQLVQDVKGSSGKVNLVTNTVLVE